One Manihot esculenta cultivar AM560-2 chromosome 18, M.esculenta_v8, whole genome shotgun sequence genomic window carries:
- the LOC110607026 gene encoding agamous-like MADS-box protein AGL66, producing MGRVKLQIKRIENTTNRQVTFSKRRNGLIKKAYELSVLCDVDVALIMFSPSGRLSFFSGKKSIEEILTRYVTLPEHERGRLHKQEFLEKALGKLKAEDDRNHQATSTPAVTDSQLEEFQQEIFRFKSQVEDMEKQIRILEGNLSHTTTLSEAEYQEQILEEALKRVQMRKRVLEEEYNSSGAPPVSQVQQLPPKSAFVNDFIAEESPNNVLDWFRQREPQVQILNFLDSNGLLPLRNQVQHPADVFLPSPATLLHGQNINLDDHISPRSGLEEDNTVQGPEFGQVIDVNLSPWAEFYPTGNSSIPTSQPRERALLELYLSRICTPSTI from the exons ATGGGAAGAGTGAAGCTTCAAATCAAGAGAATTGAGAATACAACGAACAGGCAGGTTACTTTCTCCAAAAGAAGAAATGGGCTTATCAAAAAAGCTTACGAACTTTCTGTTCTCTGCGACGTTGATGTAGCTCTCATCATGTTCTCTCCATCTGGGAGACTCAGTTTCTTTTCTGGAAAAAAAAG TATTGAGGAAATTCTAACGCGATATGTGACTTTACCTGAGCATGAAAGAGGCAG GCTACATAAGCAAGAG TTCCTAGAAAAGGCTCTTGGTAAGTTAAAAGCAGAAGACGATCGAAATCATCAAGCAACCAG CACCCCAGCCGTCACTGATTCTCAACTGGAG GAGTTTCAACAAGAAATTTTTAGATTCAAATCCCAAGTGGAGGATATGGAGAAACAAATAAG GATATTGGAGGGCAATCTTTCCCATACCACAACATTATCTGAAGCTGAGTACCAAGAACAGATCCTTGAAGAGGCATTGAAACGCGTGCAGATGCGCAAG CGAGTTTTGGAAGAAGAGTACAATTCTTCAGGTGCGCCGCCAGTTTCACAg GTGCAGCAGCTTCCCCCAAAGTCTGCATTTGTAAATGATTTTATTGCAGAAGAAAGTCCAAACAATGTCTTGGATTGGTTTCGTCAAAGAGAGCCACAAGTTCAGATCTTGAATTTTTTGGACTCTAATGGCCTTCTTCCCTTAAG AAACCAGGTGCAGCACCCAGCTGATGTTTTCTTACCATCACCTGCAACTCTTCTTCATGGACAAAACATAAATCTTGATGATCACATAAGCCCAAGAAGTGGTTTGGAGGAAGACAATACTGTACAAGGTCCTGAGTTTGGACAAGTTATTGATGTCAACTTGTCTCCTTGGGCTGAATTTTACCCTACAG GTAACAGCTCTATTCCCACTTCACAGCCCAGAGAACGAGCTCTTCTTGAATTGTATTTGTCTCGGATTTGCACACCATCAACCATTTGA
- the LOC110606009 gene encoding E3 ubiquitin-protein ligase APD2 isoform X2 yields MFRPVLPLAPVRPSRWKESWGRLLGPLTLWICVSVTLRYGYYADRQMLLGPSSSRLMKASSVFVEQVEVRDDDKKGVILYGFYEKPELIVETNWSLSDYMIVAPYSRKGFSVWLNKGSRIRMRWETQTTILNQLQVVLIKGERKYETLLPTLTTSPDALNLSKPLNGKDAEYTIQEDDKYYLGLVNTNPKSIIMNIAVNVTAKLYDVSKARNMCSTIKGSCRLMLPFPKAQYVVVTTPDNGDLGGWYIELSFVARVITYIAILGFIIFIILLVLKYLGTCDSEGNMADTEARQVSETEPILPEKPVPFTYGTNEKDEDDGSSSTSSEDLYDAKLCVICYDEQRNCFFVPCGHCATCYECAQRIIEGEGKICPICRRLIYKVRRLFTS; encoded by the exons ATGTTCAGACCGGTGTTGCCGCTAGCTCCCGTCCGTCCTTCGCGATGGAAAGAATCCTGGGGGCGCTTACTTGGCCCCTTGACCCTCTGGATATGTG TTTCAGTGACTTTGAGATATGGGTATTATGCTGATCGACAAATGTTGCTTGGACCTAGCTCGTCACGGTTGATGAAGGCAAGTTCTGTGTTTGTCGAGCAGGTTGAAGTGAGAGACGATGATAAGAAAGGGGTTATTCTATACGGATTCTATGAGAAGCCAGAGCTGATTGTCGAAACCAATTGGAGCCTATCTGATTATATGATTGTTGCACCTTACAGTCGAAAG GGGTTTTCTGTGTGGTTGAACAAGGGTTCAAGGATCCGTATGAGATGGGAAACTCAAACTACTATTTTAAATCAACTTCAAGTGGTTTTGATTAAAG GAGAGCGCAAGTATGAAACTCTGCTACCTACATTGACGACTTCCCCTGACGCCCTTAACCTCAGTAAACCCTTAAATG GGAAAGATGCCGAGTACACGATCCAGGAGGATGACAAGTACTATCTTGGTCTGGTAAACACAAACCCCAAAAGCATTATAATGAATATAGCTGTAAATGTTACAGCAAAACTTTATGATGTATCCAAAGCGAGGAACATGTGTTCGACAATAAAGGGCTCATGCCGGCTTATGCTTCCATTTCCAAAGGCTCAGTATGTTGTAGTAACCACACCTGATAAT GGGGATCTAGGTGGATGGTACATTGAGCTGTCTTTTGTGGCTCGTGTAATAACTTACATTGCGATTTTAG gattcataatttttattattctccTGGTTTTGAAATATCTTGGAACCTGTGATTCTGAGGGTAATATGGCAGATACAGAAGCAAGGCAAGTTTCTGAGACAGAGCCTATACTGCCAGAAAAACCAGTTCCTTTCACATACGGAACCAATGAAAAAGATGAAGATGATGGATCATCTAGTACTTCTTCAGAGGATTTGTACGACGCTAAACTGTGTGTCATCTGTTATGATGAACAAAGAAACTGCTTTTTTGTTCCTTGTGGCCATTGTGCAACGTGCTATGAATGTGCTCAAAG GATTATAGAGGGAGAAGGTAAAATATGTCCAATATGTCGGAGGCTGATTTACAAAGTAAGGAGACTGTTCACCTCGTAA
- the LOC110606009 gene encoding E3 ubiquitin-protein ligase APD2 isoform X1: protein MFRPVLPLAPVRPSRWKESWGRLLGPLTLWICVSVTLRYGYYADRQMLLGPSSSRLMKASSVFVEQVEVRDDDKKGVILYGFYEKPELIVETNWSLSDYMIVAPYSRKGFSVWLNKGSRIRMRWETQTTILNQLQVVLIKGERKYETLLPTLTTSPDALNLSKPLNGSFFSHLFVVFNLFDFFPKQDRQKEKEKILSNLLLERKDAEYTIQEDDKYYLGLVNTNPKSIIMNIAVNVTAKLYDVSKARNMCSTIKGSCRLMLPFPKAQYVVVTTPDNGDLGGWYIELSFVARVITYIAILGFIIFIILLVLKYLGTCDSEGNMADTEARQVSETEPILPEKPVPFTYGTNEKDEDDGSSSTSSEDLYDAKLCVICYDEQRNCFFVPCGHCATCYECAQRIIEGEGKICPICRRLIYKVRRLFTS, encoded by the exons ATGTTCAGACCGGTGTTGCCGCTAGCTCCCGTCCGTCCTTCGCGATGGAAAGAATCCTGGGGGCGCTTACTTGGCCCCTTGACCCTCTGGATATGTG TTTCAGTGACTTTGAGATATGGGTATTATGCTGATCGACAAATGTTGCTTGGACCTAGCTCGTCACGGTTGATGAAGGCAAGTTCTGTGTTTGTCGAGCAGGTTGAAGTGAGAGACGATGATAAGAAAGGGGTTATTCTATACGGATTCTATGAGAAGCCAGAGCTGATTGTCGAAACCAATTGGAGCCTATCTGATTATATGATTGTTGCACCTTACAGTCGAAAG GGGTTTTCTGTGTGGTTGAACAAGGGTTCAAGGATCCGTATGAGATGGGAAACTCAAACTACTATTTTAAATCAACTTCAAGTGGTTTTGATTAAAG GAGAGCGCAAGTATGAAACTCTGCTACCTACATTGACGACTTCCCCTGACGCCCTTAACCTCAGTAAACCCTTAAATGGTAGCTTTTTCTCCCACCTTTTCGTCGTCTTCAACCTGTTTGATTTTTTCCCCAAACAAGACAGacagaaagaaaaggaaaagatccTTAGCAATCTCCTACTTGAAA GGAAAGATGCCGAGTACACGATCCAGGAGGATGACAAGTACTATCTTGGTCTGGTAAACACAAACCCCAAAAGCATTATAATGAATATAGCTGTAAATGTTACAGCAAAACTTTATGATGTATCCAAAGCGAGGAACATGTGTTCGACAATAAAGGGCTCATGCCGGCTTATGCTTCCATTTCCAAAGGCTCAGTATGTTGTAGTAACCACACCTGATAAT GGGGATCTAGGTGGATGGTACATTGAGCTGTCTTTTGTGGCTCGTGTAATAACTTACATTGCGATTTTAG gattcataatttttattattctccTGGTTTTGAAATATCTTGGAACCTGTGATTCTGAGGGTAATATGGCAGATACAGAAGCAAGGCAAGTTTCTGAGACAGAGCCTATACTGCCAGAAAAACCAGTTCCTTTCACATACGGAACCAATGAAAAAGATGAAGATGATGGATCATCTAGTACTTCTTCAGAGGATTTGTACGACGCTAAACTGTGTGTCATCTGTTATGATGAACAAAGAAACTGCTTTTTTGTTCCTTGTGGCCATTGTGCAACGTGCTATGAATGTGCTCAAAG GATTATAGAGGGAGAAGGTAAAATATGTCCAATATGTCGGAGGCTGATTTACAAAGTAAGGAGACTGTTCACCTCGTAA